DNA sequence from the Streptomyces cinnabarinus genome:
CGCGGCCGGGGCGGCGGCGCAGGGCGGGCTGCGCACCTTCTGGGAAGGGTTCGCGGTCGGGGTGACCAACCCCAAGACGATCGTGTTCTTCGCCGCGGTGCTGCCTCAGTTCGTGGACCGGGGCGCGGGACATGTGACGGCCCAGATGCTGCTGCTCGGCCTGGTCTTCAACGTCATCGCGCTGGCCTCGGACAGCGTGTGGGGCCTGGTCGCGGCGACCGCCCGGGGCTGGTTCGCCCGGTCCCCCCGCCGTCTGTCCGCGGTGGGCGGAGTCGGCGGGATGACCATGATCGGCCTCGGCGTCACGGTCGCCGTGACCGGCCGCAAGGACTGAACCTCACGAGCCGGGGCGAGGTACGACATTCCTGGCCGGCCGCTCCGACGCGCCCCGGAGTGGTTGCCCCGTCGCGGCGGCGACGGGGCCGGGGCGCCGGCTGCGGTGGCCCCGCGCACGGCGTGGGCATGGCGCCCGGCACGTCACAGCGGAGCCCTTGCGCCGGGGCCCGGACTCAGCCC
Encoded proteins:
- a CDS encoding LysE family translocator, with amino-acid sequence MVSTDRLLAFAAMSFLLIVVPGPSVLFVIGRALAQGRRAALTSVVGNTVGAYVLVLAVALGVGSVVERSVLVFTLLKLAGAAYLVYLGVKAWRERGALRAAFAEDAAGAAAQGGLRTFWEGFAVGVTNPKTIVFFAAVLPQFVDRGAGHVTAQMLLLGLVFNVIALASDSVWGLVAATARGWFARSPRRLSAVGGVGGMTMIGLGVTVAVTGRKD